The following coding sequences are from one Candidatus Poribacteria bacterium window:
- a CDS encoding adenine phosphoribosyltransferase, producing MSPNQIDLAAYIRDIPDFPKPGIVFKDITPLVQDPKAFSSAIDRIADEFASRNVDIVACIDARGFVFGGALAYRMGKSLVLLRKPGKLPYRTISVEYELEYGKNALAIHEDALSAGKRVLLVDDVIATGGTIRAAADLIERLGGTVVAIAALIELSFLEPRCVIGTHEVYSLLSY from the coding sequence ATGAGCCCCAATCAGATCGACCTGGCGGCGTACATCCGTGACATCCCCGACTTCCCGAAGCCAGGCATCGTGTTCAAGGACATCACGCCGCTCGTTCAGGACCCGAAGGCTTTTTCGTCTGCCATCGACCGGATCGCCGACGAGTTTGCGTCCAGGAACGTCGATATCGTCGCGTGCATCGACGCGCGAGGCTTCGTGTTCGGCGGAGCCCTGGCGTACCGCATGGGGAAGTCGCTGGTGCTGCTGCGGAAGCCTGGCAAGCTGCCCTACCGGACCATTTCGGTCGAGTACGAGCTCGAATACGGGAAGAACGCGTTGGCGATCCACGAAGATGCGCTGTCCGCCGGGAAGCGCGTGCTTCTGGTCGATGACGTGATCGCGACCGGTGGCACGATCCGGGCGGCAGCGGACCTCATCGAACGCCTTGGTGGAACCGTCGTGGCAATCGCGGCTTTGATCGAGCTCAGCTTCCTGGAGCCGCGCTGCGTGATCGGGACGCACGAGGTCTACTCGCTGTTGTCCTATTAG